The segment TCAGATCCGTGCCAACGAAGTTCAGGGAGCTGCGAAATACCAGGGCGGTTTTGTCCGCTGCCGTCGGTTTAAAGCGGTATTTTTTCTGCAGGTAGGCGGAAATCTGCTGCGTGGAACTCTGCTCACGATAGCGTTCATATAGATCGCTGAACACTCGGTTGTGCCGCAGGCATCTCAGCAGGGCGGCCTGCCGTTCAGACTGGTCCTCCGCCTCGGCATCGGCAATTATCAGCACCGCATCATCGGAGACCCGCAACTCAGCCCCCCGTCCTTCCAGCAACCCAAAGCCTCGAACCGCCCCGAGCGCCCGCCTGGATGCACCGTTCAGGCCGTTATACCCCATGCGGATGACGGCCCGGGTACCGGGAAAGCTGTTACGCCCCTCTTCCGCGTAAATCGCGCCTACGTTCTCGATTGCTTCGTTCAGTGACTGGGCGGGGCAATTGGGCGATCGTTTTCCTGCCATAACTTATTGTGTCGGTTTTTTGGCCGGGGTCAGCCTGAATGAAAGTGCACCTGGTCTGGCCGATTATATAGCCTTCCCACTGAAGGCTACTATAGATATAGCCGCAAATCTGCCGAAGCGGGAAGAGAAAAATATCGAGGCTTTGGGTTTCAACCGGCACAGACCTGTGCCTCTTGTAAAGAAAAGTCCGGCCGGCTCGCGACGCCAGGCCGCATCCCCCCATGTCACAGGAACAGCAATCGCCAGGGAGACGCGCACAACAGCGATGCCAGGCCGGCGCTGGTGCGCAGAAGGCATGGTTTTCAGCGCTGCGAGATCAGTCCGACCTGATCTCGCACTGAGAGCGCAGACCAAAAGAATACGATCATACGAACAAAGGGTGGTTCAGCGGCGAAGGCCCAGACAGGACGAAGGAGCAGAAATTACTCCTTGGAATACGACTACGGAGGAAAATGGCGTCCCCTAGGGGTTTCGAACCCCTGTTGCCGGGATGAAAACCCGGTGTCCTAGGCCTCTAGACGAAGGGGACGTACAGGATGTCTTTGCGGGTGGCCGCGAAAGAGCGAGGGATTCTAAGAACCCTTTATCTCCCAGTCAAGCACTTGCTAAAAAAATTAACAAAAAAATCGTTTCCATCCTCGCTGGACAGCCAATTGTGGTTTGCGCACAATTCACCGGCCAGAACCGGGACACACCGGTGGCGGCACTGAACCGGCAGCTTTACTGATGGGCAGGTCAGGCGGGATGATGAGATAGCCAAAATGTGGCGGGTCTCTCAGGCGATATCTTTACAGGTTTGTTATTATCCGGTGAGCGGGCCTGCAGATGGCCCCCAAAATTACATTCCAAGCGGGAAACGTAAAACCAATGCTAATTGTCCTGATCAGTCTTCTGACCCTCGCCTTGCTGATTGCGCTGGTTCTGGGTCTGCACAGGTATCAGCTATCGGTAGCGCAATCCAATGCGGACAAACACGATCCACTGCCCCCGCTTGACAGCACAGCCCTGAATTCCACTCTTCCCGACCTTGAACTTGATGAAGATCTGGACGAAGCGACGCCTTTCCAGTCAAAAGCCGCTTCAGAAACGGCTCTGGAACAAAGTGACTCGTCATCATTTTCAAGGTCCACCATGGACGCCCGGGAGCAGCCCCACCCCGCTTTTCAGGGGCAGGTGAACGACGAGGAAGGGGACGATCTCTCAGCCCGCCCCGATCGGCAGGGTACAGAGACTGGAACCGGGCAGTCGAGGGCGAATCACGAGAATCCACATGACAGGCAGACTGCCAGCCAGGGTTCGTCACAAGAGACGACCCGGATAGAGGTGCCGGAACCTGGCAATATGGAAGACCAGCCCACCGGCGAAGATGACGATGAAATCACCCTGATCAGTTCGCCGGGATTCAGATCCTCCCCGGCTGCGCTGGTGGCGCCACCGGTAGAGGACGAGACACCTGACTCCTCCCCTTCACACAGACCATTACAGGGCTCTCCTGAACACCAGGCCTATGAGTTGCCGGCAGACAGCACTGACAATAACTTTGCCACGAAAACCCGCTCACAGAAGGCCGAATGGGCGGCTGCAAGCGTCACTCCCTCTTCCGCCTCCGTTCAGACAGAGGAAACGGCTGCGCCCGCCCCCCTGGGCCTCAGGCAGGAGAACGCGGCAACAGATCTGCCTGGCGAGCAGGTTGAAGCATTATCCAGCCGGCTGCTCCAGGGTGCTGATAAGCAGACTCAAAACTTGGACACCCAGAACTCAGAGGACTACGCGGCCGGCGCAGCTGAGCCAGGACCTGCTCTGTCAGACGTCGACAATTGGCAGGAACAGGTGCAGGAGCTTAAGAAACAGGATCGCCTGGACGACGCCCTGAAGCTGTGCCAGGAGCAGCTACCGCTCTGGAGCGCGTACCAGCAGGCTTCGCTGATCCATCGGGCCAGGCTGAAGCTGCTAAGCCAGGAAGGCCGGGACATTGAAGGGGAATTGAAGGAACTGTATGACATCGCGGCCAAAGCCAGCTTTCTTCATGACCGGGTAAAAGGACTTCCAAATCTGCCCCTGTCACAGCTGAAGCGGGTTGATCTGGACGAGGTGGAAAGCCTGGAGATGCCCTACGAACAGATCGGGTACAATGAGCTGCGCCTCATCAAGAAAACCGATATCAAGCTGTTGCTGGAAAAATGGGGCAAACCCCAGGCCCACATAAAGCCCCGTGAGCTACATGCCGAAACCTGGAAAAGCCTTATCGCCCGACGTCAGACGACCCTGTTCTAGTTCCGCTCCGGATCAGCTTTTGCGCCACGCCTCATCTGTCAGAAAGCCCGACGGTCACGTTATGAACTAACCGGTCTGCTTCCCTTGACCCCAATAAACAGCTGTGACATCCTGCCCAATGCAACTAACTATCGTGTTCTAAATCTGGACCGGGTCAGGGGTCACTATCCCCCGGGCACTACGGCAGTTGCTCAGCTTGCCGATACAGGGGTGGTCTGATTCGAGCGTCACCAGTGCCATGCAGATGAATGACATGCAGACAGGCAGGTTGGATACATAGGTGTACAGCTTAAAAAGCTGGCAAGGCAGTCAGGTAAAGAGCCCCAAAAAAGACCCAAAGAAGAGAAAAGAATGAACAACAGCCAACCAATACAGACTAATGCTGATAAGCAGATAAATATTGACGAAAAGCTTATCGAAGAAGGGATTGCCCAGTTGGCCAGTGAAATTCAGGTGTTGGAAGACTGGCTGGCAGAACTCGAAGATCTTGATACCGGCGATTCCGAGGTTTCGGCTGCGAGAAAGTCCTACCATGACATGTTAAAAAGCCGTCGCGAAATGCTTAGCGCGCTGAACCAGCATGCCGGCAGCGATGCTGACCAGGCAAAGAGTTAGACTGTCTAATTAGACATTGACAGCAGAGCTCACGCCACCGTACGACCTGTCATCAACCCATCGCGCCCTATTCATACTCCCTACGCTGCTGACTCCCTCTCCATGACCGATTTAACCGATACCCAGGCCGATACCATGCTGGCCCTTCAACACAGTATGAACAGCAAGGTGGATGAAAACTGGCTGGCTGCCCGCTACCCCTACTTGCGGGCAGTCGTGATAGAAGGCGCCGAGGCAATCGAGCACCATGGCTGGAAGTGGTGGAAGCACCAGCTTCATGATCTCTCTCAGCTGCAGATGGAACTGATCGATATCTGGCACTTCATGCTGTCAGAGATCCTGCTTGACTGCGAAGGCGACGTTTCCCAGGCATCGAGCAGCCTGCTTGATGCGGTAGAAAGCCACACTGCGGAAACCCTGCTTTTTGACGGCAGGCACTACCACATCACTGATCTGGATTTGATTGCCAAGCTGGAACTGCTTATCGGAACCAGCGTCGCGCGGAGGGTGGAAGTCGGGCTGTTCGCCGCGATCATGCATGACTGCCAGATGGACTGGGATGACCTGTTCCGCCAGTACGTAGGCAAGAATGTGTTGAATTTCTTCCGCCAGGACAATGGTTATAAGCAGGGTACCTACCGCAAGACCTGGGCAGGCAGGGAAGATAATGAGCACCTGGTGGAAGTTCTTGAAACCCTGGATGCACAGGACGAAAGCTTTCAGGACAACCTGTATCAGGCCCTCGCTCAGCGCTATGGCGCAGATACCTGAGTTCAAGCCCCGGTCCCGGAGCGGACCCGGCATTCTCCTGCCCGGATAACAGCAAAGCATCCACATTGCGGCCCGGCGCCCTGTGTGCCGGGTGATGAGCTATCTGCCCCGACAACCAGCCAGGCAACCCGCCAACTGGCTGGCCTGCCTGTCAGCAATCAGGTCAGGCCGCCGCCGGCTAGTAGTAAGCATTTTCCTTCTGGCTGTGGTCGGTTACATCTCGCACCTCAGTCAGCTCAGGAACCTGCTCCAGCAAGGTTTTCTCCACCCCATCCTTCAGGGTGACGTCAACCATCCCACAGCCCTGGCAACCTCCGCCAAAGCGCAAGACAGCGATCGTGTCCTGAAAAACCTCCTCCAGCGTGACGTTACCGCCGTGGGACGCCAGTGCCGGATTGACTTCGTTGTAGAGCACGTAGTTGATCCGGTCTACCAGGCTACTGTTTTCAGAAAGCTTCGGCAGTCGGGAATTGGGGGCCTTGATCGTTAACTGCCCTCCACCCAGGTCGTCCTTGGCGAAATCCACCACAGCATCCTCCAGAAACGGGATGCTCTGCTGTTCAAGAAAGGCTCGGAAGCCCTTGTATTCCTTGACTTCATCATCGCCTTTCTCTTCGCCGGGGCGACAGAAAGAGATGCAGGTTTCGGCCCGTGGGGTACCGGCGTCGATAATGAATATGCGTATGGCGATTCCATCGCAATCCTGCTTTTTAAGCAGTTCTGCGAGGTAATCCTGGGCAGACTCAGTGATAGTAATCATGAAAACGCTCTGTGTTTCAGTGGTAAGTCAGAATTTGCGCTATTTTAGCGTAACTGGAGGTGGAATTAAATACCCTAGTAATTTGCTTGGTTATTTTGGGAAGCTGTTGATTTTATTGCTTGTTATTCTGGTAGAATGCGCAACGCTCCTGACCGGCCCAGGCCGTCAGGAATGAATCAACAAGACTCGCCAGTGAATGGATCCTAGTTATGAATACTGTCAATCGCCTGCAATTGCTCACCGACGCTCTCGAGAAACGTATCCTGGTTCTCGATGGTGCCATGGGCACGATGATTCAGGCGCACAGACTGGGTGAGGCGGAGTTTCGAGGCGAAAGGTTTCAGAATCATGCCAGCGATCTGGCGGGTAATAATGATCTGCTGACCTTGACTCAACCTGACATAATTTTTCAGATTCACAGACAATATCTGGAATCTGGCGCCGATATTGTCGAAACCAATACGTTCAATTCGACCGCCAGCTCCCAGGCGGATTACAAGCTGGAGCCGCTGGTTTACGAACTCAACCACGAAGCCGCCCTGCTGGCGCGCCGGGCCTGTGACGAGTACACCACTCTGACCCCCGAAAAACCCCGGTTCGTGGCCGGGGTCGTGGGGCCTACCAGCAAAACTGCCTCGATTTCGCCCGACGTCAATGATCCTGGTTATCGAAATACCAGTTTCGACTTCCTGGTGGCTGATTACAGAAATGCGGTGCGAGGACTGATGGACGGTGGAGTCGATCTGATTCTGATTGAAACCGTTTTCGACACCCTGAACGCAAAGGCTGCAATTTTTGCCGTGCAGAGCTGTTTCGAGGACAGTGGCGTCACGCTGCCTATCATGATTTCCGGTACGATCACCGACGCCAGCGGGCGGACTCTGTCGGGCCAGACAGTCGAGGCATTCTGCAACTCGGTGTCCCATGCCAGACCTCTCTCCATCGGGTTCAACTGCGCCCTGGGGGCTGAGCAACTGAGGTCCTATATCGAGGAAGCCAGCGGCCTGCTGCCCTGCCTGGTATCGACCCACCCCAATGCCGGCCTGCCCAATGAAATGGGAGAATACGACCAATCCCCGGAGGAAATGGCCAGGATAATCGCCGAGTTTGCCGAGCAGGGATTCCTCAATATCGTCGGGGGTTGCTGCGGCACCACCCCGGGGCATATCAGGGCCGTCGTTGCAGCCGTGGCTAAATTCCCGCCACGGCGCCCTCCGCAGATAGAACCGCGGTGCCGGCTGAGCGGACTCGAAGCCCTGAACATCGGGCCTGATTCTCTGTTTGTCAATGTGGGAGAGCGAACCAATGTGACCGGTTCCGCCCGCTTCGCGCGCCTGATCAGAGAAGGCGATTACGACACGGCCCTGGACGTGGCCAGGGAGCAGGTCGAGGCAGGTGCGCAGATAATCGATATCAACATGGACGAAGGCATGCTGGATTCTCAGGAGGCCATGGAACGTTTTCTGCGCCTGGTAGCATCGGAGCCGGACATCAGCCGGGTGCCGATCATGGTTGACTCTTCCAAGTGGGATATCCTCGAAGCGGGCCTGAAAGGTATCCAGGGCAAGGGTATCGTCAACTCCATCAGCCTCAAGGAGGGTGAAGAGGATTTCATCGCCAAGGCCCGATTGTGTCTTCGCTACGGAGCTGCCGTAGTTGTCATGGCTTTCGATGAGCAGGGACAGGCAGACAGCCTGGAGCGGAAAAATGCGATCTGCCGCCGCAGTTATGAAGTACTGGTCGAGCAGGTCGGGTTCCCGCCCCAGGATATCATTTTTGATCCCAACGTCTTCGCGATTGCCACGGGTATTGAGGAGCATGACAACTACGCGGTGGACTATATCGAATGTTGCCGTTACATCAGGGAAAACCTGCCGCATGCATTGATTTCAGGCGGCATCAGCAACGTCTCATTTTCATTCCGCGGTAACAATCCGGTCCGGGAAGCCATCCACTCAGTATTTCTTTTCCATGCCATACGCGCCGGTCTGACCATGGGCATCGTCAACGCCGGTCAGCTTACCGTCTACGATGCAATACCAGAAGAACTCAAGGAGCGGGTTGAGGACGTAGTGCTGAATCGCAACAGCGACGGTACCGAACGTCTGATGGAAATAGCCGCTAAATACGGCGGCGACGGTGCCGCGACTGTAAGCAATGAAGACCTCGATTGGCGTAACGCCAGTGTCGAAGAGCGGATCACACATGCCCTGGTAAAGGGTATAAATCGGTTTATTCAGGAAGACACCGAAGAGGCCCGGCAGAAGTTCGAGCGCCCCATCAGTGTCATTGAAGGTCCCCTGATGGACGGCATGAACGTGGTAGGCGACCTGTTCGGCAGCGGCAAGATGTTTTTACCCCAGGTGGTAAAAAGCGCCCGTGTCATGAAGCAGGCCGTCGCCTATCTGTTGCCTTATATTGAAGCCGAAAAACAGGATGGCGAAAGCCGGGCAAAAGGCAAAATTCTGATGGCCACGGTTAAAGGTGACGTGCACGACATAGGCAAGAACATCGTTGGCGTTGTCCTTGGCTGCAATAATTACGAGGTCATCGACCTCGGTGTCATGGTGCCATGTGAAAAAATATTACAGATTGCGCGGGATGAAAACGTCGATGTAATCGGGCTTAGCGGGTTGATCACACCTTCTCTGGATGAAATGGTTCATGTTGCCAAAGAAATGCAGCGGCTCGATTTCCACGTACCCCTGCTCATTGGCGGCGCTACCACATCCAAGGCCCATACGGCTGTAAAAATTGAACAACACTTCAATAATGACGCCACCGTGTACGTTCCGGACGCTTCCCGCTGTGTCTCGGTTGTAAGCACGCTGCTGAGCCGCGACGGCAAACCGGAGTTCGTCAGCAAACTGCGCGATGAAT is part of the Gammaproteobacteria bacterium genome and harbors:
- a CDS encoding dUTP diphosphatase gives rise to the protein MTDLTDTQADTMLALQHSMNSKVDENWLAARYPYLRAVVIEGAEAIEHHGWKWWKHQLHDLSQLQMELIDIWHFMLSEILLDCEGDVSQASSSLLDAVESHTAETLLFDGRHYHITDLDLIAKLELLIGTSVARRVEVGLFAAIMHDCQMDWDDLFRQYVGKNVLNFFRQDNGYKQGTYRKTWAGREDNEHLVEVLETLDAQDESFQDNLYQALAQRYGADT
- the nfuA gene encoding Fe-S biogenesis protein NfuA; the encoded protein is MITITESAQDYLAELLKKQDCDGIAIRIFIIDAGTPRAETCISFCRPGEEKGDDEVKEYKGFRAFLEQQSIPFLEDAVVDFAKDDLGGGQLTIKAPNSRLPKLSENSSLVDRINYVLYNEVNPALASHGGNVTLEEVFQDTIAVLRFGGGCQGCGMVDVTLKDGVEKTLLEQVPELTEVRDVTDHSQKENAYY
- the metH gene encoding methionine synthase, coding for MNTVNRLQLLTDALEKRILVLDGAMGTMIQAHRLGEAEFRGERFQNHASDLAGNNDLLTLTQPDIIFQIHRQYLESGADIVETNTFNSTASSQADYKLEPLVYELNHEAALLARRACDEYTTLTPEKPRFVAGVVGPTSKTASISPDVNDPGYRNTSFDFLVADYRNAVRGLMDGGVDLILIETVFDTLNAKAAIFAVQSCFEDSGVTLPIMISGTITDASGRTLSGQTVEAFCNSVSHARPLSIGFNCALGAEQLRSYIEEASGLLPCLVSTHPNAGLPNEMGEYDQSPEEMARIIAEFAEQGFLNIVGGCCGTTPGHIRAVVAAVAKFPPRRPPQIEPRCRLSGLEALNIGPDSLFVNVGERTNVTGSARFARLIREGDYDTALDVAREQVEAGAQIIDINMDEGMLDSQEAMERFLRLVASEPDISRVPIMVDSSKWDILEAGLKGIQGKGIVNSISLKEGEEDFIAKARLCLRYGAAVVVMAFDEQGQADSLERKNAICRRSYEVLVEQVGFPPQDIIFDPNVFAIATGIEEHDNYAVDYIECCRYIRENLPHALISGGISNVSFSFRGNNPVREAIHSVFLFHAIRAGLTMGIVNAGQLTVYDAIPEELKERVEDVVLNRNSDGTERLMEIAAKYGGDGAATVSNEDLDWRNASVEERITHALVKGINRFIQEDTEEARQKFERPISVIEGPLMDGMNVVGDLFGSGKMFLPQVVKSARVMKQAVAYLLPYIEAEKQDGESRAKGKILMATVKGDVHDIGKNIVGVVLGCNNYEVIDLGVMVPCEKILQIARDENVDVIGLSGLITPSLDEMVHVAKEMQRLDFHVPLLIGGATTSKAHTAVKIEQHFNNDATVYVPDASRCVSVVSTLLSRDGKPEFVSKLRDEYANIRERTGKRRNDRKLLSLAAANANRFQSDWQAFQPTRPTFLGTRVFDDYPLDELVPYIDWTPFFITWDLVGKYPTIFQDEVVGQVATDLYNDARQLLDKIITEKLLCAKAVIGFWPANANESNDVILFKDEDRSEQVAALHFLRQQTVRDSGLPNYCLADFVAPLGTVPDYLGGFAVTTGIGIERLVADYEAQHDDYRALLVKALADRLAEALAERMHERVRKEFWGYAADETLDSDALIREKYLGIRPAPGYPACPEHSEKTTLFQLLDAERRVGISLTESFAMWPAASVSGLYFAHPEARYFNVGKVTPEQVESLAVRKDLPVDEMSRLLTPNLS